One genomic window of Etheostoma spectabile isolate EspeVRDwgs_2016 chromosome 5, UIUC_Espe_1.0, whole genome shotgun sequence includes the following:
- the fxn gene encoding frataxin, mitochondrial yields the protein MGFFSSGVLTVKLGREHGTYVINKQTPNRQIWLSSPTSGPKRYDWTGERWVYSHDGLSLHQLLSKEFSIIFSKTMDLCGLPYS from the exons GAGTGGCGTTTTGACAGTGAAGCTGGGCAGGGAGCACGGCACCTACGTCATCAACAAACAGACGCCAAACAGACAGATCTGGTTGTCTTCTCCCACCAG TGGACCGAAGCGCTACGACTGGACAGGTGAACGCTGGGTGTACTCTCATGATGGTCTGAGCCTCCACCAGCTGCTCTCTAAAGAGTTCTCCATCATCTTCAGTAAAACCATGGACTTATGTGGCTTGCCATACTCCTGA